TACATGTAAAGCATATACATACCAACACACAGCAATACATATACAGTTATGTATAatatacactcatgcacataaaaataaaacacatttttttctgggCTGTGGATCACACCTAGGGCCTGATACATGCTAACCAAGCACTCCTCAACTAAACCATACACTGAAACCCTAACTGTCAAAATGTTTAAGAAATCCCGAAGTCTTGAATATTAAAACAgaggaagaatatttttaattctccCTGGTgtcttaaaatgaataaaattaaatccTCATTTCAGGCATCCTCTCAAGGATAACCGaagattaaaagaaaagtaaagatgtAGATAGCAACAGTCATATTCCAGATTGGGATCAAGGAGATATCTATGCTGTTATTATGTGTCTATCTGCAAACTTGGCCTGTGGTCTATAGCCATCTCTCCTATAGCTGATACAGCATGTGCCACCCACCGATGTCTGAAGTGTGGGCCAGACTCCCACTTGAGAAGAGCATAGTGAACAAGTGAAATCTTCCTGGAGTATCGTGTAACTGAAGTGACTGATTTGTCAAGAAGACCATCTGTGGGGTGGGAAAAGCCAGTAAAGACTGTAACCAGTGTGACAACCTAAGCTCAACTCATGGAATTCACATGACTAGAGGAGAATACTAACTCCTTCATTTTCAACCTCCACATACACCCTGTGGCATACGtgtcactcacatacatacaataaacaaataaacaaacttctGCCAAAATCCTCTTGGCAAGGTATTCTGTATTCTGACATCTCtgtgttgttattgctgttgctgtggttttattttgggatttgtttggtttggtttgtttttttagataGGTCTGACTATatagccttgactggcctagCTCTCACAGAGATTTGCTGGTCTCTGCCTCTAAGTGTTGGGGTTAAATGTCTGCACAACCACACCTAACTGTATAATGATGTGGCTTCATTCATTCCTACTGAAACACCTAGAGTAGATTACAATAAATATGCtatgtaaaataacaaaaattggaGTATTAAAACTTTGAGAAGCTTATACATGCAAAATGGTGCATACCACATAGAACATATGGCTCAGAGTATAGAGATCCTTTTATCTAGAATGCTTTCAGGTTTGGAATTTAtctcagtggcagaatgcttgcccagGTTCAGTCTCCAAAgctaaaaccaaaataataaacttTCATGATGTTGCAATTATAAGCattccttttatatatttatcatcACTTCCATAGTCCTTTGAAGTTCctagaaaacacttttaaaaatacattatctgCTAGCATATGGAAAATATCCATGGTAACCAGAACTAGTGTGAGAGGATTGATCAAAATTTCCAGGATTCCCACCTTAACTGAGAATGTAATCATTCTCTTCCTAAGCTGAAATTTTGTAAGTCAATATCCTGCCATCTAACTATACAAATGATTGTATTTGTTCTGTTGATAGTCAAACATATTTTTCTGGAAGTCCCTCCTCGATGTATCATCCCTTCAACACTCATAAGTTGAACTACTTCTGTGCTTAATCTTGACCAAGGATGCCAGATACAGTATTCTTTACTCACCAGGAGCTCAGGCTCTATGTTCAGGAATGGGAGTGATACAGTGTCTCAAAAGTGCTCCAATGCAGACAATcatgggaggaagaggaataCGGTGCCCTGTGGGTTGGAGCTAGTAACTGAAGAGCTGGAAAGAATGGCTTATTGTTGGCAACCTTGGATTgatctttgtttttttggtttttcgagacagggtttccctgtggctttggaggctgtcctggaactagctcttgtagaccaggctagtctcaaattcacagattaTCTTGCTAACCTGaccgggaattgaaccctggcTGCGGCGGTGAGAGCGCTGAATCCTAACCACTAGACCACCAGGGAGCATCCTTGGATTGATCTTTAAATGCTCAGTTTAGTCCATGTTTTCTCAATTCACAATGACTTCCTACtaataatagaaaaagaagaaaagtaggtAATGAAAGTTTAGGGCTCCTCTCACCCCATGAGCAACTCATGTGtaatattcatttctttcattctttttctaatGCCTAGGTAGTTTTTAATTGTCATTATGgcaaaacattacaaataatgaGATACAAAATTAAGCATTTAAATATTGTTATATGTCGATTTCGTTGGTAATAGTTACATTCACATTGTTATGTAAGCATCACCATCATCCATCTCCAGTACAGTTTTGTCTTCACTAATTAAAAaattgtatacatttttaaactctccttcttccctctccacaactttGCTAACTACTATTCTATTATAAAATGTAAGAAAGTATTAAAGTCATCAAAATCCAAAACTAATGTAACTGTAGAATTAGAATGCACAGTTCTAGAAGTTTTGCTCTGCTGCATTTACCAACCCACATTCCAAATGGGTGTCACAGGTGAAATTACAATGTTCTGCTGTGGAATCTCCTCACTGCTCTTTTAATGTCCTTGTTCTGCAGGCTGTAGATGAAAGGATTTAGCATAGGAGTGACCACAGTGTACATCAGTGAAGCCACTGCAGTATTTCTGGGAGAATGTGATACAGCTGAACCAAGGTATACGCCAATAGCTGttccataaaataaacaaacaaccgACAGGTGAGAGCCGCAAGTGGAGAAGGCTTTATACCTCCCGCCTGATGATGGGATTCTCAGAATGGAGAAAACAATTTTGTAGTAAGAGAAGAAAATTCCAGAGATAGGAAGTAAACCAGATATTGCACCAACAAAATACATGACTATGTTATTAATGAATGTGTTGAAGCAGGCAAGATTAAGGAGTTGTGCAGGGTCACAGAAGAAATTGGAAATTGCTACATCTTTGAAGTAGATGATTTGTGATGCAATGAGGTTGTGTGTCTGAGAATCCACAAGACTAACCAAAAGAGACAGGAAAACTAAAAGGCCACAGAGGCGAGGAGTCATTATGAGTGAGTAACGCAAAGGATGACAGATGGCCACAAACCTATCATAGGCCATCACAGTCAGAAGCATGCCATCCATACATCCAAAAAGGATCAAAAATGACATCTGCACAAGGCAACCCACATAGATGATCTCTTTGCTATGAGTGTGGATGTTCACAATCATCTTTGGGACTGTGGTAGAGATAAAACAGATGTCAGCCAAGGACAGATTGCACAGAAAGAAGTACATCGGAGTGTGGAGATGGGAGTCAGAGCTGACAGCCAGGATGATGAGCAGGTTCCCAAACACCGTGACTAGGTACATGGACAGGAACAGTCCAAAGAGGATGGGCTGCAGTCCTGGATCATCAGAGAATATCATGAGACAGAATTCTGAGACACGTGTTAGGTCTTGTAGTTCTGTGTTGTTTGGACagcttataaaaatgaaaaaggggtTAGCAAAAATAATAGAAGTTTGCCATCATTCAATACTGTGTGTTTCGGATTAAAGTAACTGTCTTGTAAAATGCCCGGTGACTATACATCTTTGGGAATATTTATAATTTGTTGCAATCGCACTATTCTttcacaaattatttttgttgacaATTTCACACAGATATACAGTATATCATGATTATATTCTCCCATAACCTTTATCAATTCATCTCTCATCCATGATGACATCCTTCTTCTACTAACTAGTCCCCTCCTACTTTCATTCCTTTGTGTGTAGGCCTTGTACAGGCTGTCACAGTTGCTACGTGTTTATGCATGCAATGGCCACACCATACCCAGAAGATAGCATTTGTTAGCACTTTTTCCCATGCTCCtgtttttatattctttccaTCTGCTCTTTTATTATTCTCCCTGGGTCATGGAGAAAGTGGCATACATGTCCTGCTTGGGGCTGAGCATTCAACAGTCTTCTCAGCACTTGAACCAGTTATTAGTCTGAATTAACTGTCACCCActgaaaagagaagtttctttcacCAAGACTGCAAGCAGGACTAATCTAAAGGCACAAATACAAACTGACTTCCTATTGACTTTGTCATTCATCTCTTTCTACATTCAATTACATTAGAGATAGTCTTAGGAAGAGTGTACAAGACCAAAAACGTTATATATACCATCCTCTAATCACAatataatacaaacaaaaattataataaaaaaacaaaaactccttcCTGTGCTGAAAAAATACAATTCTAACTAAAGGAAATTAAAACACTACCAAAAACACCTATGTTATTCCAAGATGATGTATGAATTGTCTTGATATGGATTATTTGCAAAATTTCTGTAAGACTAAAGATCACATTGTTGAGATTCAAAAATCACATAGAAAGTTTGTAATCACAGAGAATTTTTTATATTCCTGTTTAACTCATGGAGTTGCTTAATTCTTTGATTTTCTATTTCACTGATCCCTGAAAATAAGGGCTTATTCAAATTCATAGACTGTCTTAGAACAGCTTCTCACCCTGACCTGGACTATGCTGGACTTCCACTTTGACAAGTGTGCATATGACCCTAAAGTGCCCTGACCACATAAGGCATTAATGAGAAATACAcctgaaataattaaataatactgaacttttaaaactacttctgaaatattttattttatatcatttttgtaTTAACCCCATATAATCCTTTGAAAATATACTATCTATAGGATATTTCAAAGGATCACCTTTGCTGTATTAACCCCATATAATCCTTTGAAAATATACTATCTATAGGATATTTCAAAGGATCACCTTTGCTATTTTTTCTATGTTATATACTCCTTTTTCTGGTCATAAACTCTTGTATACACAAATGAGAAATATAGCACCTGCAGTCTCCCAGAAGGTTTTTCATCTAGTTGAGAAAACTTGATGACAATTCTCCCTCCCCAACAAGATCTCTTGCCTAGCAATGTTGGGGAGACACCTATAGGACTGAGAACCAGTGTGTGGGGAGAGCAGACTCTGAGAGTTCCTAGAAAACAACTCAGTCCTCAGAGCATAATACTTGCATGCCTTCATCCTCTCCTCCATGCCAACAGTCACGCCTCTTGATGACAAAGAAACAGTGTTCCTGACAGTCCCTCTACCCTTCCACCATGTCCATTAGCACTTACTGGACTAGGATGTGCCTCTGCAAGGGCATTACCAATTGCTTCTTCCCTGTCTAATATTCACCAAAGCTTCAGGCCATATGCTCAGGAACTGAAAACGAGACAGGCTCAAGTTAATAAAGGTGTCCAAAGGAGGTATGAGACAGTGATTGAAGTTGACAAAGTAAAAGTGTGAAGGTAATAACTAATTACTTCAATTGTGTGACCTTGGGGGCTCAATGCACACAGCTCCTAATTAGCCAATTGGTCCACATTATCCCTCGCTTTGGAGACTTGTTACTATTAAcagtaaaggaaaaagagaaaatatgcttgcaaatttcaaaacAGCTTTCCCATAGACCTTCCAAATTTTTGTTAATAGAATATTTGTGTAAAACTAAGACTACTATTTTTTACcttacttttcaagacagggtctcactgtgtagctctggctgtactagaactctctatgtagatcaggctgtcctcaaactcacagagatctgcctgtgtctgcctcccaagcagtggcattaaaggtgtgcaccactatgctccACAAGACAACTATATTTCATTTCAGCTTGGGGTTTTGACCTCTGCCAATGCATTGTATTGCTCGGGAAATCAGAGTAGAGGTAGATCATCCATTCTAGCCACCGCATACTATTTCCATGTCTTGGTTTTTGTCTTTAAGGAgaaagttttatttctatttcctttcccTTTATTCATGCTAGtatttttccaacataatattttcatttattatttgagaatttcacaccaTGCACCCAATCATAATCACTTCCCAATCCTCCTAGATCTGACCCTCCACCCTTGTGACCTCTccctgaaaaaaaagaagaaagcccaaTTTGTGTTTTTGCGTTGCCCATATACTTACTGGATCATAGTCAAACTCCCAGTGACTAGCcagttaaagaaaactgagtccttccccagcTGCACCcttgccagaagccatcaattggaAATCCatacttcagcatccttatcacaattttaGGAGGTTTGTTTGAAGGCTTTCTGTCTAAATTGTTACTTTTGGGGGAGGGAGTGTAGTTGCCACCAAAGCcttccatgtctgtctttctcaacTGTGGGTCTACAGTCATAGATACCATTGCAAAAGTAGCTTTCTTGCCCTTTACAGTCAGTAGAGGCATAGATCATGCATGAGCTTCCACAGACCCTAATATGGCAATTGGTGGCAACATATGGCAGCCagagtaggaccatggacccagacctTCATGCTAGTATTTTATGTATGCAAGAAATATGAACTTTTAGTAATTGAATTGAGTCTTCAGTTCTAAAATTTCCTTCCAATAGAACTATTTAGGGCAAAACTCTTGATGTTTGTATACttattttataacataaaaggcaacaggaagcaagtccttttccttttttcatatGAATCGCAACATTTAAACATATGGATTACTATGCTTTTATATAGGTATATTCTATATAATGTTCAAATTGGGATGAGTGTTAGAgtgctagagagattgctcaacAGTTATGTTCACTTGCTGTTCTCCCAGATGAtctgacttcagttcccaggatgcatatggtggttcacaactatggataactccagttccagggaccctgatggcctctggcctctacagtcactgtacacatgtggtacacagaaaaatatgcaggaaaataCACAtgcttaaaatatacaaatacatatatacacacaataacaataaaaaagaggccattaatttAAAGACAATTGAGGAGGGATATATGAGAGGGTtttaaggaaagagaaggaagggataaATGTTgtcattatattataatctcataaacaaaattttaagaattaagtcaggcatggtggcacttgcctttaatcacagcactcgggaggcagaggcaggtgcaggtggatctctgtgagtccaaggccagtctggtctatgaaGTGGGTACCAgcacaaccagagctgttacacagagaaactctgtctagaaataaaacaaaaaacagtaaaaattaaaactaaaagtaaaagtTAAAAGGAATTCTTGCTGATAATCTTTTGAGACCCTCCATAAACCAATTTTATAAACTTCATTGGCTCCTTTGGtgaaattttacattttgggACAATTTAGTATACCTAGTCCAATAAACTGTTGGTTGTAAATCAGTGTTTCCCATGGTACATGCAATACATGATGAGCTCTATAACATTTCTGAAGTATGCTTCCTTGGTAATGAAGCataataaaggaaggaaagagattcCCTTGCCGGTCACATTCAGTGAGCAGTAAGAGCTGAGGTTCTGGGCTCAGTAACAAAGTTACATATATACCTCCTTATTAGATGTCTCTAGGAAGAGAAGATAAAAACTCTGAAAGACTTAATGCATGGGATGAAATTTACTTTTATATCACCTAAAGAAGTTTGCATGAACATGAGCACCCATGATGTCCTTTCCATAAGTGCTACAGGATTATCATCATAAACCTTTTCTGCCCAGCACATTACACAACCCATCAAACCACCATGTTTTCAACCAAGTTTTCCCAGAAGACTGCCATGTTACAGCACAGATATTTCAGCAGATCTCTGCATGCAGATCCTGTACATTTactcagaaattttaaaaagatcttgTTTTATCTCCCAGCAGCAAGATAATTCTTTATCCACAGTCAACGAATGTCCCTAGTGTGTTCTTACTTTTCTCATCAAATTCATTTCCCtccaaaatgtgttttctttagaatttgtatgtgtattttcagCTAATCAActctgttttttgaaacagagttttggCCATAATAACAACAGTAAAATGACAGATAGCTCTAGACTTCAGTCATCTAACAAAAAACACATGTAGCAAATAGCATTATGGGAACTCCATGAACTGGTTAAGAAAGAACAACattgacctgaacaacggggagttcttggtccccagactgatagctggtaaaccagcatgggactgatccagaccctatgaacgtgggtgtcagtgaggagacctcagaaatctatggggcctcttgtagtggatcagtacttatccctagcataggaatggactttgggagcccattccacatatagggatactccctgaacctagacacataggggtgagcctaggccctatcccaaaggatacgacagactctgaagaccccctgtggaaggcctcactcaccctggtgagcagaaagggtatgggataggtagggggttagttgggggtcaggggaggaggggaaggagagggaactgggattgacatgtaaaacaaccttgtttctaatttaaatttaaaatggagaaaaataacaacaacaacaaaaaagaaagatcagCATTTCAGGGAAGTGTAAACCCAATAGCAACATCACAGTGAATAAGAAAGTTTGTTACATTTGCCTACCAGAGAGGATCCCACTGGCAAAAACCAAATGGTAAAATTGGGAGAAAGTTTCCAACTCCTAGGTTCTATCTTAGAATGAATACTTAGGTAAAATATTTGTCTAAATTTTTGTGTTTACCTTTTTATTGTGCTCCTAAAGAACTAGTTTGTGTGTTTCATGTCTTGAAGCACTGAAATTAATGACAATACATTTGAAATGACAGTACAGGTTCACAAGCAAAActagaggttaccttaaatgcccttcccctataatgagaacgatgactaccctaaatgccatcctagagccttcatccaggagctgatgggagcagaagcagagatccacagctaaacactgagcccaactcctggaatccagcttcagagagggaggagtgaccaacaaaggggtcaagactatgctgggaaaacctgcagaaacagctaacctgagaaCTTAGGAAATCATGGACGCCGGTCTagaagctggggaaccaacataggaccaaaccaggcccccttagccttcatccagtagcttatagaagcagaaacaggcacccacagctaatcactgagccatacttactcctggaatccagttgtggagagggaggagggatgagcaaaacagtcaagaccgggctggagaaacctacagaaccagctgacctgacctagcaAGAGCAcaggaccccagtcataaagctggggaaccagaattggactggcaccctatgaatgtgggtgccagttagaaAGCCTGGGCAAgctatgtgacctctaacagtggaaccagtatttatcactagtacacaaatggattttgggagcccattccctgtggagggatactatttcagcccagatacacagagaaggtGTAGGGAGAGATCCCAACTACCTATAACACTGACCAcgccaaatgggcgtggtcacgAGTACATAGAAGATGTGGGATAAAAGAGCTGGGAAGGAGGAAGCTTGCTATCTTTCAGTTCTGCTCAGGTCTCAGAAAGGCTGCAGAGACTAACCTGGGTTTTGGTAAGTAATCTCCCACAATAAATAGCTAACGTCATTCTTATTCCATGTCCTGTTATAATTCATtatcaaggagggcctaggccctcccccaaatgatgtgacagactttgatgatccccatggaaggcctcaccgtctttggggagtgggggggggaggtggagggttggtagggggcatgggaggatgggaggaagagggaatgggggagattAATATgtgaaatgattgtttctaagtaaaataaaaagcaccaGAGAGAATGCAGTACCAGGGCCAGACAATGGGTGAAAGAAAAGATAATGGGCTCTTGAGAAGAGAGGCAAGCcttcttgattaaaaaaaaaaaactcatgaacATATTCCTAGAGAAGATAAACTATTGGGAAATGTTTGGGAATCATCTAGAATTTGTAGCCTGTCCATTGGTAAAAGCCTTCCCCatggagggagctacgagaatgagaagggaagaagaggaaagatgcagaagtcatgaggcagcggaaaggttgagtcaggtgtagattagaagaaaggatatgtgataggtagggttttagttgggaggtgataggggaggaaggggggagaagggaactaggattgtcatgtaattcaatcttgtataattcaaataaaaattacatgaaaaaagCCTTCCCCATATGAAGCCAACCTGTAAACTTTCGGAGAATTGGCTTTTTtatgacagggtttttctgtgtaggttTGGCACCTATCCTGGTACTTTCTCTGTAggctaggctgtccttgaactcacagagatccgcctgcctctgcctcccaagtgctgggattaaaagcatgcaccaccactgcccgtcgAGAATTGGCATTTTTTAAcctcaacaacaaaatacaagttATGCACAGTACCAAGGAAACATGGAACAACCACAGAAATAAATCATAGGAAAACAACTCttcacatttcctttaaaaaaatagtcatcTATGATTTATTCAATAACAAATTCAAACAAAGATCAGTCAATAAATGGGGATGCTACATAGACAAAAATTAGGGAAATGATGTATGAACAGAATGGTACAATCACAAATAAATTATTAGAATACAACAATTTTAAAGTTAAGGAACATGATAACTCAATTGAAATAGTCAATAAGGTATATGAATGCCATATGATAGATTCTACTAAGCAGAAAGAAGAATCACTGACCTTGAGCACATATTATTTGAAACCATTGAATCAGTGAAGCaatgagaaagaatgaagaaaagcagaaatataATAATGAACTTATATGATGTAATAAAGCTAAATGTTTACATAAGAGGAATTCCAGAAGGGGCACagagaaagacattttaaaaactgaaatgtatAACttcccaattttaaaaaatgaactaaccatgtatattttaaaactctaTAAAGTCCAACAATGGTAAATACAAGCTCACAATTAGTGTCAGTGTCACAGAGAATCCTGAATccagaaataaaattttcatttcatgcAAGGAAATGAGTATAAATATATCAGCATATTTTTCAGGAAAAGCCTTGGAtgcctttaaaaattatgtcCAGCCACACACCTCTTCAGTAAATCAAAGGATCTGAATAAAAAAAACAGGCATTGtacttttaaaggtttttatttatatatttttattttgtgcagaTGAGTGTTGCctccatatacatgcatgcaccaaATACATGTAGTACTTAGAAAGGGCAGAAGTCTGcactggatcttctggaactagaattacagatgggtGTAAGCCACGGGTGTGGGTGCTATGAATTACGTCCTTTGCAAGATCCCCAGAGGCATCAGTAATTTTTAGAAATGCCTGGAGCAATTTTATAAATACAGGCTTGACAACCAATAACCTACATCCTCACAGACAACATGTATAAATCTACTGGATAAAATCAAATCcttaatatatgtttttattttgttctttgaacGTCTCATAACTGTGTATAGTGTATTTTGGTCACATTCCCCTGTATGCCCCATTCAACTCCTCCTAGGCCAACCCCCACTCCCTCCcaatttcttgttctcttttttaattcacTGAGACCAATATCATGCCTATACATGTCTGGACATAAAGTCATCCACTGTAACATGGTCACCCTTCCAGGGACCacacatcaaagaaaataaaaacaaacacatgtagAGCATTTCTAAAGAGACACATAAAGAAGGGTAGAAAATGCCATTTTTTATGAGATAAAATTGTATGTCATGTGTGTTTCACACAGCATGATGATTCCTTTTAATAAGCACGTTTTCCCTAGTGTTCAATTTATATATCTCTACATACTGAGCTTGGAAGGAAGCTTGTTAGGGCATTTTTCTACaaagcagaagagaggaagaatttACTGCCTTCCTCCTTTCTGATTATATAAGAAAGAGAGTTGACTTCAATTGTGTGGTTATTAAAGCAATATTAAACATTCCAAGATTAACATTAAAGATCAATATTAAATTATCTTTAATTtgatattaatgaaaataatttaatattattaaagACCCCATGGGTATTGTAAGAATTAGGAATTTTGTGAGTC
This genomic stretch from Cricetulus griseus strain 17A/GY chromosome 4, alternate assembly CriGri-PICRH-1.0, whole genome shotgun sequence harbors:
- the LOC100750957 gene encoding olfactory receptor 18 produces the protein MIFSDDPGLQPILFGLFLSMYLVTVFGNLLIILAVSSDSHLHTPMYFFLCNLSLADICFISTTVPKMIVNIHTHSKEIIYVGCLVQMSFLILFGCMDGMLLTVMAYDRFVAICHPLRYSLIMTPRLCGLLVFLSLLVSLVDSQTHNLIASQIIYFKDVAISNFFCDPAQLLNLACFNTFINNIVMYFVGAISGLLPISGIFFSYYKIVFSILRIPSSGGRYKAFSTCGSHLSVVCLFYGTAIGVYLGSAVSHSPRNTAVASLMYTVVTPMLNPFIYSLQNKDIKRAVRRFHSRTL